The bacterium sequence ATGGAAAAGTGCTCGGCCAGACTGCCGGGGCTATGCCCAGGGAAGGCTTAGAAGCCAAAATTGGAGAAATTCTGGATGAGTGAGTATGATGTTATTATTATTGGCGGTGGACCGGCAGGTTTGACCGCCGGTCTCTATACAGTTCGCGCAAGGCTGAAAACTTTATTTCTGGAAAAGGTGGCTCCTGGGGGTCAGGCAGCCCTCGCCTGGACAATAGAGAACTATCCAGGATTTCCTGAAGGGATTGGCGGAGCTGAATTGATGGATAGGTTCAGGAAGCAAGCGGAAAAATATGAATTGGAGATTAAAAGTGGAGAAGTGGTAAAGGTTAACGTTTCTTCTGAAGATGAGCGGTACAAAAATAAATTGGAGAAAGTAGTTAACACAGAGAAAGAGGAGTACAAGACCGTAGCTTTAATTGTTGCTACAGGGACAAGACCAAGGAAATTGGAAGTCCCCGGAGAAGAGAGACTGATTGGTAAAGGAGTATCCTATTGCGCTACCTGTGATGGACCCTTGTTTAAAAATCGGAAGGTTGTTGTAGTAGGCGGTGGAGATGCTGCCGTAAAAGAAGCACTATTTCTATCCAAATTTGCAGAGAAAGTCACTTTAATTCATCGTCGGGAGGAACTCAGGGCAAGCAAAATTATCGAAGAGAGGGCGGTTTCCAATCCCAAATTGGAATTTATCTGGAAGTCAATAGTGACTGAAATTCTTGGAGAAACTGAAGTGAAAGGTGTTAAGGTAAGAAATCTGGAGACAGGAAAAGATTTGACATTAGAAACAAAAGGCGTATTTGTCCACATAGGTACCGCTCCTAACACCGGGTTCCTGAAGGGTGTTGTGGAGATGGACGAGGAAGGATTTATTATTACAGACGAAAATATGGAGACTTCAGTTAAAGGGATATATGCTTGCGGAGATGTGCGGAAGAAATTGTTAAGGCAGGTAGTGACTGCCTGTGGCGAGGGGGCAACTGCCGGTTTTGCTGCCGGGCAATACGTTGGAAAATGGAAAGATAAGACTAAAATATAGTTTATTCATCGTTGAGGAATCTTTTAACGTGGAAAGATCTGGAGTCCTCCCGAAAGGGAGGTAATCGACCTTGCTTTCGCAAGGAGTCCAGAGGCTTTACTAAAAGGAAGGAGAAGAGATGAGAAAAGTTTTGCAAAAAGGTCTGATAGTTTTGGTTCTTTTGGTCATCTGGGCTTCAGGCTGTGGGGTTGAAACGGAAATAGAAGAAATAGGAGAACTGGAAGAGGTCATAATAACTGAGAAAGAATGGGGAGATGCCCCAGATTTTACTCTTCCCGACCTTGAGGGAAATAGTTTAACTCTTTCGGACTTTAGGG is a genomic window containing:
- the trxB gene encoding thioredoxin-disulfide reductase; protein product: MSEYDVIIIGGGPAGLTAGLYTVRARLKTLFLEKVAPGGQAALAWTIENYPGFPEGIGGAELMDRFRKQAEKYELEIKSGEVVKVNVSSEDERYKNKLEKVVNTEKEEYKTVALIVATGTRPRKLEVPGEERLIGKGVSYCATCDGPLFKNRKVVVVGGGDAAVKEALFLSKFAEKVTLIHRREELRASKIIEERAVSNPKLEFIWKSIVTEILGETEVKGVKVRNLETGKDLTLETKGVFVHIGTAPNTGFLKGVVEMDEEGFIITDENMETSVKGIYACGDVRKKLLRQVVTACGEGATAGFAAGQYVGKWKDKTKI